Proteins found in one Allorhizobium pseudoryzae genomic segment:
- a CDS encoding hydantoinase/oxoprolinase N-terminal domain-containing protein, producing MKRIGIDVGGTNTDAVLVDGERIVASIKVPTTQDVLSGVKAALSHVINAPASTGLSVDAVMIGTTHFTNAVVERARLERVAAIRVALPTGRSLPPMCDWPRDLYEAVDPMIFMVHGGHEYDGSPLVPMQADEIRNAAMRIRDAGITSIAISAIFSPLTTECEVKAAEIVRSVIPDARITLSHTLGRIGLLERENVAILNAALQSLGRTTVQAFADALSDIGVGAPFYLTQNDGTVALADVAAANPVHSFASGPTNSMRGAAFLTGMENGMVVDVGGTTSDIGCLVGGFPREANNIVHIGGVRTLFRMPDLLPIALGGGTIINPQTGEIGPRSAGYRILTEALVFGGSTLTTSDIAVAAGIVEMGDRDRVKGLDRDLVRTTLARIGDMVADNFDRMKTSADDVPLIAVGGGAFLIPDKVAGASEVVRVKNAGVANALGAAMAQVSGEVDQVFSGMSRDEALAAAETGARNAAVSSGAAQDSLKTLEIEDIPIAYLPGGARRVRVRVIGDIAFG from the coding sequence ATGAAACGCATCGGTATTGACGTTGGCGGCACGAACACGGATGCCGTTCTGGTGGATGGCGAGCGCATTGTCGCCTCGATCAAGGTTCCCACCACGCAGGATGTGCTGTCGGGGGTCAAGGCTGCCCTTTCGCATGTGATCAACGCGCCGGCATCGACCGGGCTTTCCGTTGATGCGGTGATGATCGGCACGACGCATTTCACCAATGCGGTGGTGGAGCGCGCCCGTCTGGAGCGTGTCGCCGCCATTCGTGTAGCACTTCCGACCGGCCGCTCGCTGCCGCCGATGTGCGACTGGCCGCGCGACCTTTATGAAGCTGTCGATCCGATGATCTTCATGGTGCATGGCGGCCATGAATATGACGGCAGTCCGCTGGTGCCCATGCAGGCAGACGAAATCCGCAACGCGGCGATGCGCATCCGCGATGCCGGCATCACCTCGATCGCGATCTCGGCCATCTTCTCGCCGCTCACGACTGAATGTGAGGTGAAAGCCGCCGAGATCGTGCGGTCCGTCATTCCGGACGCCAGGATCACGCTCTCCCACACACTTGGCCGGATCGGTCTTCTGGAGCGGGAAAACGTCGCAATCCTGAACGCCGCGCTGCAATCGCTGGGCCGGACCACGGTTCAGGCCTTTGCCGATGCTCTCTCGGACATCGGCGTTGGCGCCCCCTTCTACCTCACGCAGAACGATGGCACCGTGGCGCTCGCGGATGTCGCCGCGGCCAATCCGGTTCACAGTTTTGCCTCCGGCCCCACCAATTCCATGCGCGGCGCCGCCTTTCTGACCGGCATGGAGAATGGCATGGTCGTGGATGTCGGCGGCACGACCTCCGATATCGGCTGCCTGGTCGGCGGTTTCCCGCGCGAGGCGAACAATATCGTGCATATCGGCGGCGTAAGGACGCTGTTCCGCATGCCGGATCTCCTGCCGATCGCCTTGGGTGGGGGCACCATCATCAACCCGCAGACCGGTGAGATCGGCCCGCGGTCCGCCGGCTATCGCATCCTCACCGAGGCCCTGGTGTTTGGCGGCTCGACGCTGACCACCTCCGACATCGCGGTTGCGGCAGGCATCGTCGAGATGGGCGACCGGGATCGTGTGAAGGGGCTCGACCGGGATCTGGTGCGCACCACCCTTGCCCGGATCGGCGACATGGTCGCGGACAATTTCGACCGTATGAAAACCTCGGCCGATGACGTCCCGCTGATTGCCGTCGGCGGCGGCGCCTTCCTGATCCCGGACAAGGTTGCCGGCGCTTCCGAGGTGGTTCGGGTAAAAAATGCAGGCGTGGCCAATGCACTGGGGGCGGCCATGGCGCAGGTGTCGGGCGAAGTGGACCAGGTCTTTTCCGGCATGAGCCGTGACGAGGCGCTGGCGGCGGCGGAAACCGGTGCACGCAATGCCGCCGTTTCCTCCGGTGCAGCGCAGGACAGCCTGAAGACGCTCGAGATCGAGGATATCCCGATCGCCTATCTGCCGGGCGGCGCGCGGCGCGTGCGCGTTCGCGTCATCGGCGACATCGCGTTCGGCTGA
- a CDS encoding DUF917 domain-containing protein yields MLQEFAEENIEPLAIGAWILGTGGGGDPYISTLNLRRLYAEGTRVDLMDPMALDDDDMVAVVSKMGAPLVGQERLGDPVHLARAVEVMEDYLGKRFRAIMSVEIGGSNALSSFLAAAVLNRPVVNADAMGRAYPEAQMTSFAIGNLPMFPLSLVDVRDNEVIVTRAASWKWMERISRKVCTEVGSTAATCKAPRTGREVKEWGIHDTVTKAVELGKAVLDARRRHADPVEAILNHEGGKLLFRGKVIDVARETTGGFLRGRTVIEGIDGDRGARMELAFQNEWAVAFRDGEAVAMTPDLLCLLDTVSGSAIGTESVRYGQRVTVVALPAPRLLTTPAGIAAVGPRAFGYDIDFRSVFP; encoded by the coding sequence ATGCTTCAGGAATTTGCAGAAGAAAACATCGAACCGCTTGCCATCGGCGCCTGGATTCTCGGCACCGGCGGTGGCGGCGATCCTTACATCTCCACGCTGAACCTCCGCCGGCTCTATGCCGAGGGCACCCGCGTCGATCTGATGGATCCGATGGCGCTCGACGACGACGACATGGTCGCCGTCGTCTCCAAGATGGGGGCACCGCTGGTCGGCCAGGAACGCCTGGGCGACCCCGTGCATCTCGCCCGTGCGGTCGAAGTCATGGAAGACTATCTTGGCAAGCGTTTCCGCGCCATCATGAGCGTGGAGATCGGCGGATCGAACGCGCTGTCCTCCTTCCTGGCAGCCGCCGTTCTCAATCGTCCCGTCGTCAATGCCGATGCGATGGGGCGCGCCTATCCGGAAGCGCAGATGACCTCGTTTGCGATAGGCAACCTGCCGATGTTCCCGTTGTCGCTGGTCGATGTGCGCGACAACGAGGTGATCGTGACGCGGGCGGCCTCGTGGAAATGGATGGAGCGCATCTCGCGCAAGGTCTGCACGGAAGTGGGCTCGACCGCTGCCACCTGCAAGGCACCGCGCACCGGCCGGGAAGTCAAGGAATGGGGCATTCATGACACGGTGACCAAGGCGGTCGAACTCGGCAAGGCGGTGCTCGATGCCCGCCGCCGGCACGCCGATCCCGTCGAGGCCATTCTCAACCACGAAGGCGGCAAGCTGTTGTTCCGCGGCAAGGTGATCGATGTGGCGCGGGAGACGACCGGCGGCTTTTTGCGCGGCCGTACAGTCATTGAGGGTATCGACGGCGATCGCGGCGCACGTATGGAGCTTGCCTTCCAGAACGAATGGGCCGTTGCCTTCCGCGACGGCGAAGCGGTGGCGATGACCCCCGACCTGCTCTGCCTTCTCGATACGGTGTCCGGCAGCGCGATCGGAACGGAATCCGTTCGGTACGGCCAGCGTGTGACGGTCGTCGCGCTGCCCGCTCCCCGCCTGCTGACCACGCCTGCCGGCATTGCCGCCGTCGGCCCCCGCGCCTTCGGCTATGACATTGACTTCAGATCGGTATTTCCATGA
- a CDS encoding ABC transporter substrate-binding protein, translating to MRSMISKRLALLALGTAVALGAGLPAASAADKISTVVNVQQIFSSLDPAKVTDYTGYMAIVNMYDGLTTVSPSGEIVPHLAKSWEVSDDGLTYTFHLRDDAKFQDGTPVKAADMVWSIQRLLGINKGPSNLIVGVLKPENVTAPDEKTLVLKIDRQFSPFLAATPLMMALNKTLITANAKPDDTWGEAYVGEHSAGSGPYKLVSYNRSADMVIARNADYFLGWTKGTPIDEVRFVQTSDDATVKALAEKGELGFSSHGLGNDTYEAIGKMKGYKLIQTRTSGGFVIKLNTKVYPTDDVHVRRAIAYATDYKTIQDIIYPGTDMQGPLSTAFKDAHNGDIKPGTFDLEKAKEELAKSKYAGQKITLVNSYVASLAFEAEVALLLQANLEQIGITLDIKPEPWNRIVELSSKPDTTPASTQVNISPTYPSPDSMFYNQYHSKASGTWMSMEWLQNPEIDALIDKSRGTTDVAEQNAVYKDLQAKIADLQPDVWAVAPNRRYAANACLQGYKFIPMQSWDLNFSNFTWDCTAN from the coding sequence ATGAGAAGCATGATTTCGAAGCGCCTGGCCTTGCTTGCGCTCGGCACGGCTGTTGCCCTTGGCGCAGGTCTTCCGGCAGCCTCCGCCGCCGATAAGATCTCGACCGTCGTCAATGTCCAGCAGATCTTCAGCTCGCTCGATCCGGCGAAGGTCACGGATTACACCGGCTACATGGCGATCGTGAACATGTATGACGGTCTCACAACCGTCAGCCCCTCCGGCGAGATCGTTCCGCATCTGGCAAAGTCCTGGGAGGTGTCGGACGACGGGCTGACCTACACCTTCCATCTGCGCGACGACGCGAAGTTCCAGGACGGCACCCCGGTCAAGGCTGCCGACATGGTCTGGTCCATCCAGCGTCTGCTGGGCATCAACAAGGGCCCCTCCAACCTGATCGTCGGCGTGCTGAAGCCGGAAAACGTGACCGCTCCGGATGAGAAGACGCTCGTCCTCAAGATCGACCGGCAGTTCTCGCCGTTCCTCGCCGCGACACCGCTGATGATGGCGCTCAACAAGACGCTGATCACCGCCAATGCCAAGCCGGACGACACATGGGGCGAGGCCTATGTCGGCGAACATTCGGCAGGCTCCGGCCCCTACAAGCTCGTCAGCTACAACCGCTCCGCCGACATGGTGATCGCCCGCAACGCCGATTATTTCCTCGGCTGGACGAAGGGAACGCCGATCGACGAGGTCCGCTTCGTCCAGACGAGCGACGATGCGACCGTCAAGGCGCTGGCCGAAAAGGGAGAGCTTGGTTTTTCCTCGCACGGCCTCGGCAACGACACCTACGAAGCCATCGGCAAGATGAAGGGCTACAAGCTGATCCAGACGCGCACGTCCGGCGGCTTCGTCATCAAGCTCAACACCAAGGTCTATCCGACCGACGACGTGCATGTGCGCCGTGCCATCGCCTATGCCACCGACTACAAGACCATCCAGGACATCATCTACCCCGGCACCGACATGCAGGGCCCGCTGTCGACGGCCTTCAAGGACGCGCATAACGGCGACATCAAGCCCGGCACCTTCGACCTTGAAAAGGCGAAGGAGGAACTGGCGAAGTCGAAATATGCGGGGCAGAAGATCACGCTGGTGAACAGCTACGTCGCCTCGCTCGCCTTCGAGGCGGAAGTGGCACTGCTTCTGCAGGCCAATCTGGAGCAGATCGGCATCACGCTCGACATCAAGCCGGAGCCGTGGAACCGCATCGTTGAACTGTCCTCCAAGCCGGACACGACGCCCGCCTCGACACAGGTCAACATTTCGCCGACCTATCCTTCGCCGGATTCGATGTTCTACAACCAGTACCACTCCAAGGCATCCGGCACCTGGATGTCCATGGAATGGCTGCAGAATCCGGAGATCGACGCGCTGATCGACAAGTCGCGCGGCACCACCGACGTGGCCGAACAGAATGCCGTCTACAAGGACCTGCAGGCGAAGATCGCCGATCTGCAGCCGGATGTCTGGGCGGTTGCCCCGAACCGGCGCTATGCGGCCAATGCCTGCCTGCAGGGCTACAAGTTCATTCCCATGCAGAGCTGGGATCTGAACTTCTCCAACTTCACCTGGGATTGCACGGCGAATTAA